The nucleotide window CGACGTTCACCGGGATGGTCATCGCCAGTACGCTCGCCGACACATACAGCGCCGTGACCGGCGGCGTCAGCGCGCTCGCGGGCTCGCTCCACGGCGGCGCGAACCAGGACGTGATGGAAACCCTGCTCGAACTCGACGAGAGCGAGAAGGACCCCACCGACTGGATCCGCGACGCCATCGACAACGACCGCCGGATCCCCGGCTGGGGCCACCGCGTCTACAACGTCAAGGACCCGCGTGCCGAGATCCTCACCGAGAAATCGAAGGATCTCGGCGAGAGCTCCGGCGAGAAGAAGTGGTACGACTACGCCGCCACGATCGAGGAGTATCTCACCGAGGAAGAGAACTTCCCCGAGAAAGGGCTCGCACCCAACGTCGACTTCTACTCCGGCACCGTCTACTACCAGCTCGGCATCGATCTCGACATGTACACCCCGATCTTCGCGATGAGCCGTGTCGGCGGCTGGGTCGGCCACGTTCTCGAATACCAGGAGGACAACCGCCTCATCCGCCCCCGCGCACGCTACGTCGGTCCCGAGAACCGCGAGTTCGTCCCGATCGACGAACGGTAAACAACCCCCCACTTTTTTCGACGGGGGCATCGCGCGCCGTAGGCGCGCTCAACCCCCGTCCAAAAACCTGGACTAAAAACTCCTGCTCGCTCCCTGCGGTCGCTCGCAGTGAACCGCGCTCGTTCCACTCGCACGGATGCGACGCTTTCCGCAAACCGCACAGCACCGCAGAAGCCCTCACTCGCTCCCACCGGTCGCTCGTTCGCCCTTCATCCACCAGGAGAGCAAGCTCTCCTGAGCCTGCGGTCGCAAAGCGACCGCAGACGCCAGGCACCGCCACCGCAACCGCACCGCGGCCGCGCCGCAGGCGGCGCGAAACCACCGCACTGGACCGTCAGGTACTGGTTCGCGACGCGCGTTCGAGCGGTATGCCACCCGAACTCCAGTGTGTTTCCTGTGGCAATCGCTACGCCGACCGCTGGCGGTGTACGTGCGGGCATCCCCTCGATTTCGTCGATCGACCGCTACCCGAAGAATCTTCGCCCGCACCGACCACCCTCGACACCCGCGAGGGCCTCTGGACGTTCGACGAGTTCTTCCCGATCGAGCGCCGCGTCACGCTCGGCGCGGGCTGGACACCGCTCGTCGACAGCGAGGGACGGAGTCCATCGAAGAGCCGAACGGACACCGGCGACGCGCCCGACTGGAACTGCGCGTTCAAGCTCGAATCCGTCTCGCCCACGGGCAGTTTCAAGGATCGCGGCGCGGCGCTGACGGTCTCGCGAGCGCTCGCCTGCGGGGCCGAACGGGTCGTCGAGGACTCGTCGGGCAACGCCGGGACCGCGATCGCGACCTACGCGGCCCGAGCTGGCCTCGAAAGCGAGATCTACGTCCCGGCAGACGCGACCGCCGCGAAACTCCGCGCGATCGAGCGCACGGGAGCCGACGTCGTCCGCGTCGAGGGATCGAGAGAAAACGTGACGGAGGCGGCCATCGACGCGGTCGAGACGGGCGCGGGCTGGTACGCGAGCCACGCGTGGCGACCGTCGTTTTATGCCGGCACCAGCACCATCGCCTTCGAGATCGCCGCCCAGCGCGACTGGCACGCCCCCGAGGCCGTCGTCTGCCCGCTCGGCCACGGCACGCTGTTCCTCGGCCTCTGCCGCGGCTTTCGCGCGCTCGCCGACGCCGGCTGGATCGACGACCCGCCACGGCTGCTCGCCGCTCAGGCCGCCGGCTACGCTCCGTTCGTCGAGGGTTCAGATGACGACAACGACCGCGCCGACGGCATCCACATCCGCGAACCGGTCCGCGCCGACGAGATCGAGGCAGCCATCGCGGCAACGGACGGCGACGCGATCGCGATCGACGCCGTGGCGACCGACCGCGAACACGAACGCCTCCACGAAGGGGGCTTCCCCGTCGAGCCGACGAGCGCCGTCGCGCCCGCCGCGCTCCGGGAGTATCGTGAGCGCGGGGTGCTCGCCGATGACGCGGATGTGGTGGTGCCGCTGACCGGGCGGGCGAAGAACTGATTCAGAGGAGCGTGTCGAGCCGTTCGACACTGGTCTCTATGTAGCCCCAGTCGAGCGTGAACGCCTCGATCGAGAGCGTGCCGGTCCAGTCGTCTCGAAGGGGGTCGAGGATCGTCTCGAAATCGAGCGTGCCGGCACCGAACGGAAGGTGTTCGTCGCTGGCTCGGCGGGTATCGTTCAGATGGAGATGGGTGACACGATCACGATGGCTGTCGAGAAAGTCGGCCATGTCCGTCGAGTCCATCCCGTTCATCCGCGCGTGACCGGTGTCGAGAGTCATGCTTGCGCCGGTCGCGTCGAACAGGCGCGGGAACCGTTCGGTGGGGAAGAACTCGCCGGGGATGTTCTCGACGCAGACCTCGAACCCGTGTTCGCTCGCGAAGCTCTCGAGTTCGCGTACCGAATCGAGCAGGTGTTCGCGGAGCTCGTCGTGTTCCCACGCGGGCGACCAGGCCGACGTGCTCGCGTGGACGACACCCTTCTCAGCGCCGCAATCGACCGCCGTCTCGATCGCCGCCAGGAGTTCGCGCAGCGCGCCCTCGCGAACGTGTTCGAACGGCGAGGCGATATCGAGCGCGAACGGGAGATGCACCGCGAGATCGATCCCGTTCTCGACGGCGCTCTCCCGGACCGCCTCGGTATCGAGCCGGTTTCGCACATGTCGCCCGTCCATCATCAGCTCGACGAAATCCAGGCCGAACGCGTCGGCACGCGCGAACGCGTCCTCGTACTCCATCCCGATCTGCGTGACGAATCCGCGTCGAATCCCCATGCACGCGCTCGGGGACGCGAACGCTTGAATCCGCGGCGTCAGCGCTCGGGATGGACCGGTGCGTCGAACCCGCCACGCACCAGCGGTTTGGCGATATGGCGGCGCGCACAGGGTGGCACCTCGTACCATCCCCGTTCAAGATCGCGCTCGATCGACTGCTCGACTTTCCCCGGCGCGCTCGTCCCACACCGCCGGCAGCGATAGCCCTGTCCGCGGCCCGCGCTCTCCATCGAGCGCCCACAGTCGGGACAGGCGGGAACGACGCGTTCGGTCGTCACGAGATCGCGGACGGCGAACTTCTCGAGTTTGAGTGTTCCATCCGAGACTTCGCCACAGACGGTGAGTTCGTCACCGATCTGGAGCGCGCGCACCCGATCACGAAAACGCTTCGTCGGCTCGAAGGCCGCACAGGCCATCGTCGCACCCTCGTCGTCGAGTTCGAAGAAAACGTGGCCACCCTGGCGCGTTTCGGGCGGCGTCGCCACCCGACCGTCGAGGCGATACGATCGCCCGTCCTCGCTGGTGGCGATCGTCCCGTCACGCAGGTGCGCGTCGGTACCCTGGTTAGTGACGAA belongs to Halococcus qingdaonensis and includes:
- a CDS encoding pyridoxal-phosphate dependent enzyme, encoding MPPELQCVSCGNRYADRWRCTCGHPLDFVDRPLPEESSPAPTTLDTREGLWTFDEFFPIERRVTLGAGWTPLVDSEGRSPSKSRTDTGDAPDWNCAFKLESVSPTGSFKDRGAALTVSRALACGAERVVEDSSGNAGTAIATYAARAGLESEIYVPADATAAKLRAIERTGADVVRVEGSRENVTEAAIDAVETGAGWYASHAWRPSFYAGTSTIAFEIAAQRDWHAPEAVVCPLGHGTLFLGLCRGFRALADAGWIDDPPRLLAAQAAGYAPFVEGSDDDNDRADGIHIREPVRADEIEAAIAATDGDAIAIDAVATDREHERLHEGGFPVEPTSAVAPAALREYRERGVLADDADVVVPLTGRAKN
- a CDS encoding sugar phosphate isomerase/epimerase family protein, with translation MGIRRGFVTQIGMEYEDAFARADAFGLDFVELMMDGRHVRNRLDTEAVRESAVENGIDLAVHLPFALDIASPFEHVREGALRELLAAIETAVDCGAEKGVVHASTSAWSPAWEHDELREHLLDSVRELESFASEHGFEVCVENIPGEFFPTERFPRLFDATGASMTLDTGHARMNGMDSTDMADFLDSHRDRVTHLHLNDTRRASDEHLPFGAGTLDFETILDPLRDDWTGTLSIEAFTLDWGYIETSVERLDTLL